From a single Armatimonadia bacterium genomic region:
- a CDS encoding sodium-translocating pyrophosphatase produces MTLTAFENGAIVFTLVAAAIGLIYALVLRTRITALDQGTEKMKQIASQIQEGAMAYLGRQFRTIALLVVLLFVALILSAGGNWNLGIARGVAFLLGCLASGVTGYMGMTLAVRGNVRCANAARTSLKDAFAVAFNSGAVAGMFTVTMGLVGATLIFWIYKEHATDVLLGFGFGGCLLALFMRVGGGIYTKAADVGADLVGKVEAGIPEDDPRNAAVIADNVGDNVGDCAGMAADIFESYEITLVASMILALAHVEGGSPEGMRKATVWIIFPIIVRAIGVLTSMFGIGLARMKSDDEHPIKAITRGFVSSALLSAVAFWAVARFYVGAVGNDPDNWAKLFLATFSGLVLAVAMYKLTEYYTSTEFSPVKSIARSTQTGSATTILTGFSEGLESAVYALFVICGCLVFSMLVFGSEATAVEILYGVSLCGLGMLTTTGVIISMDTFGPVADNAQGISEMAGLEDNTQNVELLDSVGNTTKAATKGIAIASAVIAAISLFGSYLSKVAAASAGTGGAAESISGAALSQYHINIDKPAVFIGALIGGAMPFLFSSMTIRAVSRAAFKIINEVRRQFREIPGLMEGKEGVMPESGKVVDICTAAAIRELVAPGLLAVLSPVIIGAWFGWEGLGGFLGGIIIVGQLMAVLMCNAGGAWDNAKKSIEDGAYGGKGSDAHKAAVVGDTVGDPFKDTAGPALNPLIKVMNTVGLLIAPAIVTYADSLALKLIGVVLAAIIAVALIVAKRETKDVQEAEEALEHAGGKG; encoded by the coding sequence ATGACTCTGACGGCCTTCGAGAATGGAGCGATTGTCTTCACTCTCGTGGCCGCAGCAATCGGCCTGATCTACGCACTCGTCCTCCGCACCCGGATCACAGCGCTCGATCAGGGTACGGAGAAGATGAAACAGATCGCCAGCCAGATTCAGGAAGGCGCCATGGCCTACCTCGGGCGCCAGTTCCGCACCATCGCTCTGCTGGTCGTCCTTCTGTTTGTCGCTCTGATCCTCAGCGCCGGGGGCAATTGGAACCTCGGTATCGCCCGCGGCGTTGCCTTCTTGCTCGGGTGTCTCGCCTCTGGCGTCACCGGCTACATGGGCATGACCCTCGCGGTCCGCGGCAATGTGCGGTGCGCGAATGCCGCCCGCACGAGCCTCAAGGACGCCTTCGCCGTCGCCTTCAACTCTGGCGCCGTCGCCGGCATGTTCACCGTCACCATGGGCCTCGTCGGTGCAACCCTTATCTTCTGGATCTACAAGGAACACGCCACTGACGTCTTGCTCGGCTTTGGCTTCGGCGGCTGTCTGCTCGCCCTCTTCATGCGGGTCGGCGGCGGCATCTACACCAAGGCTGCGGACGTAGGCGCCGACCTGGTCGGCAAGGTTGAGGCCGGCATCCCCGAAGACGACCCGCGCAACGCAGCCGTTATCGCTGACAACGTCGGCGACAACGTCGGTGACTGCGCAGGGATGGCTGCCGACATCTTCGAATCCTACGAGATCACGCTGGTCGCTTCGATGATCCTAGCTCTAGCTCACGTCGAGGGCGGTTCGCCCGAAGGCATGCGCAAGGCAACCGTGTGGATCATCTTCCCGATCATCGTCCGCGCGATCGGCGTCTTGACCTCGATGTTCGGTATCGGCCTCGCCAGGATGAAGAGCGACGACGAACACCCGATCAAGGCCATCACCCGCGGCTTTGTCTCCTCTGCCCTTCTCTCCGCAGTCGCCTTCTGGGCAGTGGCTCGCTTCTATGTCGGCGCCGTGGGCAACGACCCGGACAACTGGGCCAAGCTCTTCCTCGCCACCTTCTCCGGTCTCGTCCTCGCGGTCGCGATGTACAAGCTGACCGAGTACTACACTTCCACTGAGTTCTCCCCGGTCAAGTCCATCGCCCGATCCACCCAGACCGGTAGCGCAACGACGATCCTCACCGGTTTCTCCGAGGGTCTCGAAAGCGCCGTCTACGCCCTGTTCGTGATCTGCGGCTGTCTCGTCTTCTCGATGCTCGTGTTCGGTAGCGAGGCGACCGCCGTGGAGATCCTCTACGGTGTCTCCCTGTGCGGCCTCGGCATGCTGACCACAACCGGTGTCATCATCTCCATGGACACCTTCGGGCCTGTTGCCGACAACGCCCAGGGCATCTCCGAGATGGCCGGCCTCGAAGACAACACCCAGAACGTCGAACTGCTGGATTCTGTGGGCAACACCACCAAGGCAGCGACCAAGGGTATCGCTATCGCCTCGGCCGTTATCGCCGCGATCTCGCTCTTCGGCTCCTACCTGTCCAAGGTTGCCGCTGCAAGCGCCGGCACCGGTGGCGCCGCGGAGAGCATCAGTGGGGCCGCTCTCTCCCAGTACCACATCAACATCGACAAGCCGGCAGTCTTCATCGGCGCCCTAATCGGTGGCGCGATGCCCTTCCTGTTCAGCTCCATGACCATCCGTGCCGTCAGCCGCGCGGCCTTCAAGATCATCAACGAGGTGCGTCGGCAGTTCCGTGAGATCCCTGGTCTCATGGAGGGCAAGGAAGGCGTCATGCCCGAGTCCGGCAAGGTCGTCGACATCTGCACCGCCGCCGCAATCCGCGAGCTCGTCGCTCCCGGTCTGCTGGCTGTCCTTTCCCCGGTCATCATCGGCGCATGGTTCGGCTGGGAGGGCCTCGGCGGCTTCCTCGGCGGTATCATCATCGTCGGGCAGCTCATGGCGGTTCTCATGTGCAACGCAGGTGGAGCCTGGGACAACGCCAAGAAGTCCATCGAAGATGGCGCCTACGGCGGCAAGGGCTCTGACGCCCACAAGGCCGCAGTCGTTGGCGACACCGTCGGTGACCCCTTCAAGGACACTGCCGGCCCCGCGCTGAACCCGCTCATCAAGGTCATGAACACCGTGGGTCTGCTCATCGCCCCGGCCATCGTTACCTATGCGGACAGCCTGGCACTCAAGCTCATCGGCGTCGTCCTCGCCGCCATCATCGCGGTTGCCCTCATCGTGGCCAAGCGCGAGACCAAGGACGTCCAGGAAGCCGAAGAGGCTCTGGAGCACGCTGGCGGGAAGGGCTAA